A genomic segment from Juglans regia cultivar Chandler chromosome 14, Walnut 2.0, whole genome shotgun sequence encodes:
- the LOC108998941 gene encoding uncharacterized protein LOC108998941, with the protein MSKRANGPKLELELNLSPPRREHSPAESLNVSNSSSSEMSVEGSCVSSEPEDQPMTLQYSPSNAEPRSMMLVGCPRCLMYVMLSELADPKCPKCKSTVLLDFLKEENARNTRN; encoded by the coding sequence ATGAGCAAACGAGCCAACGGTCCAAAGCTGGAATTGGAGCTGAACTTGTCGCCGCCAAGGCGGGAACACTCGCCTGCTGAGTCTCTAAATGTTTCGAACTCTTCTTCGTCGGAAATGTCCGTTGAAGGCTCATGCGTTTCATCAGAGCCTGAAGATCAGCCTATGACGTTGCAGTACTCCCCAAGCAACGCGGAACCCAGATCGATGATGCTCGTAGGATGTCCCAGATGCCTCATGTACGTCATGTTATCCGAGTTGGCTGATCCAAAATGCCCCAAATGCAAGAGTACTGTCTTGCTCGATTTCCTCAAGGAAGAAAATGCCAGGAATACAAGAAactga